Proteins from a single region of Streptomyces vinaceus:
- a CDS encoding dihydrofolate reductase family protein codes for MRTVTYSMGVSLDGYIVGPDGGFDWTAPDPDVFRFWIDEIRQVGVHLMGRRLYETMLYWETADQDPSLGAAELEWASLWNPLPKVVFSTTLSTVQGHARLASGGLAEEIARLRAEPAEGDIAIGGATLAAEASASGLIDEYQVIVHPVLVGGGIPFFARNERRVDLELVETRTFNSKFVYLRYRVAREAAL; via the coding sequence ATGCGCACCGTGACCTACTCAATGGGTGTCTCCCTCGACGGCTACATCGTCGGTCCGGACGGCGGGTTCGACTGGACGGCGCCCGACCCGGACGTCTTCCGCTTCTGGATCGACGAGATCCGCCAGGTCGGCGTCCACCTGATGGGCCGGCGGCTGTACGAGACGATGCTGTACTGGGAGACCGCCGACCAGGATCCGTCGCTCGGCGCCGCCGAGCTGGAGTGGGCCTCGCTCTGGAACCCGCTGCCGAAGGTGGTGTTCTCCACGACGCTGTCGACGGTGCAGGGCCATGCCCGTCTGGCCTCCGGGGGCCTGGCGGAGGAGATCGCGCGGTTGCGTGCCGAGCCCGCGGAGGGCGACATCGCGATCGGCGGGGCGACCCTCGCTGCAGAGGCGTCCGCGTCGGGGCTGATCGACGAGTACCAGGTGATCGTCCATCCCGTACTGGTCGGCGGTGGTATTCCGTTCTTCGCCCGGAACGAGCGCCGGGTGGATCTCGAACTCGTCGAGACCCGCACCTTCAACTCGAAGTTCGTCTACCTCCGCTACCGCGTTGCGCGCGAGGCCGCCCTCTAG
- a CDS encoding RNA polymerase sigma factor: MNPRHTWPDERLIKAAQDGDVTSLTTVVVESQPHVRKFALSLCASPQDAEDAAQEALIILYRKIGTLRATGALASWMFRIVRNECLRQVGLLVSRGDGASTVPEAPAEPSAEDAVLRRLEVERVAAAVGALPRDQRQVLIMRDLQGLPGRTVAHSLGLSGAAMKSRLHRARAALRHALATTERTTAPASDRSVDPSAERDATQ, encoded by the coding sequence ATGAACCCACGCCACACCTGGCCGGACGAGCGGCTGATCAAGGCCGCTCAGGACGGCGACGTCACCTCGCTCACCACCGTCGTGGTGGAATCGCAGCCGCATGTGCGCAAGTTCGCGCTGTCGCTGTGCGCCTCGCCGCAGGACGCGGAGGACGCGGCGCAGGAGGCGCTGATCATCCTCTACAGGAAGATCGGCACCCTGCGGGCCACGGGCGCCCTCGCCTCGTGGATGTTCCGGATCGTGCGCAACGAATGCCTGCGGCAGGTCGGACTGCTCGTCTCGCGCGGCGACGGGGCGTCGACCGTTCCGGAGGCCCCGGCGGAGCCGTCCGCCGAGGACGCGGTGCTGCGCAGGCTGGAGGTGGAGAGGGTCGCGGCCGCGGTCGGCGCCCTTCCCCGCGACCAGCGGCAGGTACTGATCATGCGGGACCTACAGGGTCTGCCGGGCAGGACCGTGGCCCATTCGCTCGGTCTGAGCGGCGCCGCGATGAAATCGCGGCTGCACCGAGCACGTGCGGCACTGCGCCACGCACTGGCGACGACCGAGCGGACGACCGCCCCCGCGTCCGACCGATCCGTCGACCCGTCAGCCGAAAGGGACGCAACACAGTGA
- a CDS encoding amidohydrolase family protein produces MQSNPTPPPARSRRDLLTGLGAAAAAPLLLGATARSAPRNGLAHRPVPVSRTVLLRGAALVLTMDPALGSGPLGPVENADVLMRNGAIASVGKALHAPPGASVVDTSGKLVMPGFVDTHTHLWQAAIRGGCTDGDLFGWFERCTDPARGRLTPAALHSFVRLAALDAVQSGVTTLVDWVDIFAYDLVESYVRALAGSGVRFTYAMYPPKPDGALLTKVKKELVDPVPLGSFQVATHAARSAQYLNRAHWEAAQDMGVMLNSHVLERPEQRADDPVGVLADIGALGPRLLVNHAIHLTDEEIAALADHDARAVHCPLSNMRLGSGVMRLSEFRRRGVKVGLGLDGGTNDTSDFQALMKTAIGLQRSHAMDAGVFPQVQDVLRMATLGGAEAIGIADRVGSLTPGKRADVIVIDPAALNFAPRFEWVGQIVFNGRPENIDSVFVDGRPLKFGGRLVDIDTGEVVREAETAATRLHAAG; encoded by the coding sequence ATGCAGTCGAACCCCACTCCGCCGCCGGCCCGCAGCCGCCGCGATCTCCTCACCGGCCTCGGCGCGGCCGCCGCCGCCCCGCTCCTCCTCGGTGCCACCGCCCGCTCCGCCCCCCGTAACGGCCTCGCCCACCGCCCCGTTCCGGTCAGCCGTACGGTCCTGCTCCGGGGCGCCGCCCTGGTGCTCACCATGGACCCCGCCTTAGGCAGCGGCCCCCTCGGCCCGGTGGAGAACGCCGACGTCCTGATGCGGAACGGAGCCATCGCCTCCGTGGGCAAGGCGCTCCATGCCCCGCCCGGCGCCTCGGTGGTGGACACCTCGGGCAAGCTGGTCATGCCGGGCTTCGTCGACACCCACACACACCTCTGGCAGGCCGCGATCCGCGGCGGCTGTACCGACGGTGACCTGTTCGGCTGGTTCGAGCGTTGTACCGACCCCGCGCGCGGCCGGCTGACCCCTGCGGCGCTCCACAGTTTCGTACGCCTGGCCGCCCTCGACGCCGTCCAGTCGGGCGTGACCACCCTCGTGGACTGGGTGGACATCTTCGCCTACGACCTCGTCGAGAGCTACGTACGGGCACTGGCCGGCAGCGGGGTGCGGTTCACCTACGCGATGTACCCGCCCAAGCCCGATGGGGCCCTGCTCACGAAGGTGAAGAAGGAACTCGTGGACCCGGTACCCCTCGGTTCCTTCCAGGTCGCCACGCACGCGGCGCGGTCGGCCCAGTACCTCAACCGCGCGCACTGGGAGGCCGCCCAGGACATGGGAGTCATGCTCAACTCCCATGTCCTGGAACGCCCCGAGCAGCGCGCCGACGACCCCGTCGGGGTCCTCGCCGACATCGGGGCGCTGGGGCCGCGGCTCCTGGTCAACCACGCGATCCACCTGACCGACGAGGAGATCGCCGCTCTCGCGGACCACGACGCGCGTGCGGTCCACTGCCCGTTGAGCAACATGCGTCTGGGATCCGGCGTCATGAGGCTCTCGGAGTTCAGACGACGGGGCGTCAAGGTCGGCCTCGGGCTGGACGGCGGCACCAACGACACCTCCGACTTCCAGGCCCTGATGAAGACGGCCATCGGCCTGCAACGCTCCCATGCCATGGACGCGGGGGTCTTCCCGCAGGTGCAGGACGTCCTGCGGATGGCCACTCTGGGCGGCGCCGAGGCCATCGGCATCGCCGACCGGGTGGGCTCCCTGACTCCCGGCAAGCGGGCTGACGTGATCGTCATCGACCCGGCGGCCCTGAACTTCGCGCCCCGCTTCGAGTGGGTCGGCCAGATCGTCTTCAACGGCCGGCCCGAGAACATCGACTCCGTGTTCGTGGACGGACGCCCGCTGAAATTCGGTGGCCGACTGGTCGACATCGACACGGGCGAAGTGGTGCGGGAGGCCGAGACGGCGGCCACCCGCCTCCACGCAGCCGGATAA
- the metX gene encoding homoserine O-acetyltransferase MetX has protein sequence MNPAAAAPATEVPLPATGAWREGDPPGRRQWYRRTQPLELEAGGVLPGVRLAFETWGRLSPDRSNAVLVLHALTGDSHVAGAAGPGHPTAGWWEALVGPGRALDTDRWFVVAPNVLGGCQGSTGPASPGPGGKAWGSAFPRLTQRDQVRAEVGLADALGIERWALVIGGSMGGMRALEWAVGESRRVSALLLLACPAAASAEQIAWASAQLHAIRADPHWRGGDYHDAGPGRGPHTGLGIARRIAHVTYRSAGELQSRFGHEAQEGEHPWRGGRYRVESYLDHQAAKLVRRFDAASYVALVEAMNTHDIGRGRGGTRAALGRVRARTVVAGVDSDHLYPLVQQEELAAGIASADGVRVVRSPYGHDGFLLETEQVGGLVRELLAGAPDQPARRTGAEPA, from the coding sequence CTGAACCCCGCCGCAGCGGCCCCGGCCACCGAGGTCCCCCTTCCCGCCACCGGTGCGTGGCGGGAAGGGGACCCGCCCGGGCGCCGCCAGTGGTACCGGCGCACACAGCCGCTGGAGCTGGAGGCGGGCGGTGTACTCCCGGGGGTGCGGCTGGCGTTCGAGACCTGGGGACGGCTCTCGCCCGACCGTTCGAACGCGGTCCTCGTCCTGCACGCGCTGACCGGCGACAGCCACGTCGCCGGCGCCGCCGGACCCGGCCACCCGACCGCCGGCTGGTGGGAGGCGCTGGTCGGCCCGGGCCGCGCCCTCGACACCGACCGGTGGTTCGTGGTCGCGCCGAACGTACTGGGCGGCTGCCAGGGAAGCACGGGACCCGCCTCCCCCGGCCCCGGCGGGAAGGCATGGGGCAGCGCCTTCCCCCGACTGACCCAGCGCGACCAGGTACGTGCCGAGGTCGGTCTCGCCGACGCGCTCGGCATCGAACGCTGGGCGCTGGTGATCGGCGGATCCATGGGCGGGATGCGGGCGTTGGAGTGGGCCGTCGGGGAATCCCGGCGCGTGAGCGCGCTGCTGCTGCTGGCCTGTCCGGCGGCGGCGAGCGCGGAGCAGATCGCCTGGGCCTCCGCGCAGCTGCACGCGATCCGCGCCGACCCCCACTGGCGGGGCGGCGACTACCACGATGCCGGCCCCGGGCGGGGACCGCACACGGGTCTGGGCATCGCCCGCCGCATCGCACACGTCACCTACCGCTCGGCCGGGGAATTGCAGTCCCGCTTCGGCCACGAGGCCCAGGAGGGGGAACATCCCTGGCGCGGAGGGCGGTACCGCGTCGAGTCGTACCTCGACCACCAGGCCGCCAAGCTCGTCCGGCGGTTCGACGCGGCCAGTTACGTGGCGCTGGTCGAGGCCATGAACACGCATGACATCGGGCGGGGCCGCGGCGGTACGCGGGCGGCCCTCGGCCGGGTACGGGCGCGGACGGTGGTGGCCGGGGTGGACTCCGACCACCTCTACCCCCTCGTACAGCAGGAGGAACTGGCGGCGGGGATTGCGTCCGCGGACGGGGTCCGGGTCGTCCGCTCCCCGTACGGGCACGACGGATTCCTGTTGGAGACGGAGCAGGTCGGTGGACTCGTACGGGAACTCCTGGCGGGCGCGCCGGATCAACCCGCCCGCCGCACCGGCGCGGAGCCGGCGTAG
- a CDS encoding DUF2000 domain-containing protein: MSNETKNKDNEDNDAPVRFDTKIAVLLRDDLETWQRLNVTAFLVSGLGTVLPEVVGEPYQDADGTRYLPMFRQPVLVFEGGKEAVTAAHERAVRRGLPTAVFTSDLFATGHDRANRAAVAAVGKDRLDLVGIAVHGPRNAVDKVLKGARMHG; this comes from the coding sequence ATGAGCAACGAGACGAAGAACAAAGACAACGAAGACAACGATGCGCCCGTACGCTTCGACACCAAGATCGCGGTACTGCTGCGCGACGACCTGGAGACGTGGCAGCGGCTCAACGTCACCGCGTTCCTCGTCAGCGGGCTCGGGACGGTCCTCCCCGAGGTGGTCGGGGAGCCGTACCAGGACGCCGACGGCACCCGCTACCTGCCGATGTTCCGCCAGCCCGTGCTGGTCTTCGAGGGCGGGAAGGAGGCGGTGACCGCGGCGCACGAGCGGGCGGTGCGGCGGGGACTGCCGACCGCGGTCTTCACCTCGGACCTGTTCGCCACGGGCCACGACCGCGCGAACCGGGCAGCGGTGGCGGCCGTGGGCAAGGACCGGCTCGACCTGGTCGGTATCGCCGTCCACGGGCCGCGCAACGCCGTGGACAAGGTCCTCAAGGGCGCCCGCATGCACGGGTGA
- a CDS encoding FG-GAP-like repeat-containing protein, with amino-acid sequence MRPPLARLRAIGQPRLRASALVTTVALTAGLLATAPTAVAAGAHGAAARSQDPAARTDAERAAAEAKRTGKPVEIVSGRTETDDVWANPDGTKTANRSLVPVRVRKGGKLIPVDTTLERGRDGRIAPKATAMGLTFSGGGEAPLAVMSENGRDVSLSWPKPLPEPKLEGDSAVYPEVLPGVDLRVSATVDSFSHALIVKSREAASNPALTQLDFGLKAKGLTVRAEADGQLRALDPNGQTVFGSAKPQMWDAGGQKTADPQAQPQTQPQPQSAEGAAPASPSAKAPRQASAPAAAALAAAAPAAEAPKASAAPVEGVTTGAKQADLGIRLSGSTLTLTPDQSLLRAPDTTYPVVIDPTWDAWKQAWTIAYKHNAFPSSPNTNYWNGGTLSKDARVGCAKDAANGNAVICAKTFFQVGMTDYWDKQIIESTLRIKQKSAGSWSCKSGDIQVWDTGTISKSTTWNNQPSWVRMVDATGQSYGGRNCPGDGDLIELNVKSAVAMAAQKHWGNWTFGLKAAKDTVDVSWRKLDPNSAQISVTFNTIPEKVTERSTDPSVPCTGGIIGTTDQVVLRARVKDKDKTDVGLWAEFHYWKEGASTPTKVERAVSNGNVAQLPIPATGLDGTYRWDVRALDKVGAPGPWAGQCTFTIDRTRPDKTPSVKSGQFPENEDDPEKTGFARTEGVFTLGANGVKDVTSFEWWTDSNPKVNKIAPTTQGGSVDVKYTPTTAGPQRLFVRSLDASGNRSNLKEYLFYAKRLATRDKHGDLNGDGTVDIWSVDPGAGTLWLHPGKGDGTFDLSRQLDQGSFADATSLAHRGSWNEDYYEDLVVLRPSPDGSRKNLYVYPNKGDGDLETTDANRLELEVGNPDADDHWANADQVVSIGSVNDDNGDGRTDDNDQPDLLVKSGDQLWLYLGSAVGFLDAFGEPVTLGNADWKNMTIMAPGDLNGDQLPEVWARDTVTGKIHQYTSRRTTEPGATTVADLAVFGEPSARESEIATGFTGAAYPHLSSNGDFENDGFADLWSRGGDGRITEFPGRAPSAGSAFAAGRPLVLGGTSWSECQAFTSTATGTHTLCGPILSKFLAKGGTSLGYPTTDVLVPADGVGRYVNLRGPGATSDNGSIYWHPSSGAWVVWGAIRAKWLSMGAEKSIMGYPVSDEAKNFDGAGYNSTFSSTAGGKGGIYWSAETGAWSVHGSIFNKYASLGGPASFLGYPTTDETNVGDGGVARFNHFRKRSDTADTGSVYWTKASGAWSVFGSIRKKWIALGGEKSALGYPTSDEYEVAGGPREDFEKGYIRHNRTTGSTVEHQPADRTAHLRTDLSGDFNGDGRSDLATVYDYGDDTTALWVFDALPGGGFSEPTVRWTSAKGSFSTGRAKWVAGDFNGDGRADIGAWYGYEDGSTALWNFVSNTTGTFTPVKSITVAKGVYTWAKSQPLAGDFNGDKRADLALIQDYGNGDMGAHTWTSKGDNTFNASVASWRTGTGKWWIDYATFRVGDMNGDSRDDFLAMYGYASYGTALFTGLAQPNGGFAAPVKHWAKPAGVWEYAKTKITVGDYDGDKRADVALMYDHGDGHSSLDTLLGKADGTVGENVRSWDTPEGYWYGTSAALPVSGDTDGDGREDVGIVYNYASGAASTFTFKSRADGGFENGLQSWQSLPGTW; translated from the coding sequence GTGAGACCACCCCTGGCGCGGCTCCGCGCCATCGGCCAGCCACGCCTACGGGCATCGGCGCTGGTCACCACCGTGGCCCTGACTGCCGGCCTGCTGGCCACGGCACCCACCGCCGTGGCGGCCGGTGCCCACGGCGCGGCTGCCCGCAGTCAGGATCCCGCCGCCCGGACCGACGCCGAAAGGGCGGCCGCAGAGGCCAAGCGGACCGGCAAGCCGGTCGAGATCGTGAGCGGGCGCACCGAGACCGACGACGTGTGGGCCAACCCTGACGGGACCAAAACGGCCAATCGCTCGCTGGTGCCCGTCCGGGTCCGCAAGGGCGGAAAGCTGATTCCGGTCGACACCACGCTGGAGCGCGGCCGCGACGGACGTATCGCACCTAAAGCAACGGCAATGGGCCTGACCTTCTCCGGCGGCGGCGAGGCTCCGCTGGCGGTGATGTCGGAAAACGGCCGTGATGTGTCCCTGTCCTGGCCCAAGCCGCTTCCCGAGCCGAAGCTGGAGGGCGACAGCGCCGTCTACCCCGAGGTCCTCCCCGGAGTCGACCTGCGCGTCAGCGCGACCGTCGACAGCTTCTCCCACGCCCTGATCGTCAAGTCCCGGGAGGCGGCGTCCAATCCGGCCCTCACGCAGCTCGACTTCGGCCTCAAGGCCAAGGGGCTGACCGTACGCGCCGAGGCCGACGGCCAGCTGCGCGCACTGGACCCGAACGGCCAGACCGTGTTCGGCTCGGCGAAGCCTCAGATGTGGGACGCGGGCGGGCAGAAGACCGCCGACCCGCAGGCCCAGCCGCAGACGCAGCCCCAGCCCCAGTCCGCCGAAGGCGCCGCCCCGGCGAGCCCGTCGGCCAAGGCGCCGCGCCAGGCCTCGGCTCCGGCCGCCGCTGCACTCGCGGCCGCTGCACCGGCAGCCGAGGCCCCCAAGGCATCCGCCGCCCCGGTCGAGGGCGTCACCACCGGCGCCAAGCAGGCCGACCTCGGCATCCGGCTCTCCGGGTCCACGCTCACGCTGACCCCGGACCAGAGCCTGCTGCGGGCCCCGGACACCACGTACCCCGTCGTGATCGACCCGACCTGGGACGCCTGGAAGCAGGCCTGGACGATCGCGTACAAGCACAACGCGTTCCCGTCCTCGCCGAACACCAACTACTGGAACGGCGGCACGCTCAGCAAGGACGCCCGCGTCGGCTGCGCCAAGGACGCCGCCAACGGCAACGCGGTGATCTGCGCCAAGACCTTCTTCCAGGTCGGCATGACCGACTACTGGGACAAGCAGATCATCGAGTCGACCCTGCGCATCAAGCAGAAGTCGGCGGGCTCCTGGAGCTGCAAGTCCGGTGACATCCAGGTCTGGGACACCGGCACCATCTCCAAGTCCACCACCTGGAACAACCAGCCCAGCTGGGTCCGGATGGTCGACGCGACCGGCCAGTCCTACGGCGGGCGCAACTGCCCCGGTGACGGCGACCTGATCGAGCTGAACGTGAAGTCGGCCGTAGCCATGGCCGCCCAGAAGCACTGGGGCAACTGGACGTTCGGCCTGAAGGCGGCCAAGGACACCGTCGACGTCTCCTGGCGCAAGCTGGACCCGAACAGCGCCCAGATCTCGGTCACCTTCAACACCATCCCTGAGAAGGTGACCGAGCGGTCCACCGATCCCTCCGTCCCCTGCACCGGCGGCATCATCGGGACCACCGACCAGGTCGTCCTGCGGGCCCGCGTGAAGGACAAGGACAAGACGGACGTCGGCCTCTGGGCCGAGTTCCACTACTGGAAGGAAGGCGCCTCGACCCCCACCAAGGTCGAAAGGGCGGTCAGCAACGGCAACGTGGCCCAGCTGCCCATACCCGCGACCGGGCTCGACGGCACCTACCGCTGGGACGTCCGGGCCCTGGACAAGGTCGGCGCCCCCGGCCCCTGGGCCGGCCAGTGCACCTTCACGATCGACCGCACCCGGCCGGACAAGACCCCGTCCGTGAAGTCCGGCCAGTTCCCCGAGAACGAGGACGACCCCGAGAAGACGGGCTTCGCCCGCACCGAGGGCGTCTTCACCCTGGGCGCCAACGGCGTGAAGGACGTCACCTCATTCGAGTGGTGGACCGACTCCAACCCCAAGGTCAACAAGATCGCGCCGACCACCCAGGGCGGCTCGGTCGACGTCAAGTACACGCCGACCACCGCCGGTCCGCAGCGGCTCTTCGTCCGCAGTCTGGACGCCTCCGGCAACCGGTCGAACCTGAAGGAATACCTCTTCTACGCCAAGCGCCTGGCCACCCGTGACAAGCACGGCGACCTCAACGGCGACGGCACCGTCGACATCTGGAGCGTCGACCCGGGCGCCGGCACCCTGTGGCTGCACCCGGGCAAGGGCGACGGCACCTTCGACCTGTCCCGCCAGCTCGACCAGGGTTCCTTCGCCGACGCCACCTCGCTGGCGCACCGCGGCAGCTGGAACGAGGACTACTACGAGGACCTCGTGGTCCTGCGGCCCAGCCCCGACGGCTCGCGCAAGAACCTGTACGTCTACCCGAACAAGGGCGACGGCGATCTGGAAACCACGGACGCCAACCGTCTTGAACTAGAAGTCGGCAACCCCGACGCGGACGACCACTGGGCCAACGCCGACCAGGTCGTCTCCATCGGCAGCGTCAACGACGACAACGGCGACGGCCGCACCGACGACAATGACCAGCCCGACCTGCTGGTCAAGTCCGGCGACCAGCTGTGGCTGTACCTCGGATCCGCGGTCGGCTTCCTCGACGCGTTCGGCGAGCCCGTCACGCTCGGCAACGCCGACTGGAAGAACATGACGATCATGGCGCCCGGCGACCTCAACGGCGACCAGCTGCCCGAGGTCTGGGCCCGCGACACCGTCACCGGCAAGATCCACCAGTACACCAGCCGCCGCACCACGGAGCCCGGCGCGACCACCGTCGCCGACCTCGCGGTCTTCGGCGAGCCCTCAGCCCGCGAGAGTGAGATCGCCACCGGGTTCACCGGCGCCGCGTACCCGCACCTGTCCAGCAACGGCGACTTCGAGAACGACGGCTTCGCGGACCTGTGGTCCCGCGGCGGCGACGGCCGGATCACCGAGTTCCCGGGCCGGGCCCCGTCCGCGGGCTCCGCCTTCGCGGCGGGCCGTCCGCTGGTCCTCGGCGGCACCTCGTGGTCCGAGTGCCAGGCCTTCACCTCGACGGCCACCGGCACGCACACGCTGTGCGGCCCGATCCTGTCCAAGTTCCTGGCCAAGGGCGGCACGTCGCTCGGCTACCCGACGACCGACGTCCTCGTCCCCGCCGACGGCGTGGGCCGGTACGTGAACCTCCGCGGCCCGGGCGCGACCAGTGACAACGGCTCCATCTACTGGCACCCGAGCAGCGGTGCCTGGGTCGTGTGGGGCGCCATCCGGGCCAAGTGGCTCAGCATGGGCGCCGAGAAGTCCATCATGGGCTATCCCGTCTCCGACGAGGCCAAGAACTTCGACGGCGCGGGCTACAACTCCACCTTCTCCTCCACCGCCGGCGGCAAGGGCGGCATCTACTGGTCCGCCGAGACCGGCGCCTGGTCCGTCCACGGATCGATCTTCAACAAGTACGCCTCGCTCGGCGGCCCGGCCAGTTTCCTCGGCTATCCGACCACGGACGAGACGAACGTGGGCGATGGCGGCGTGGCCCGCTTCAACCACTTCCGCAAGCGCTCCGACACCGCCGACACCGGCTCCGTCTACTGGACCAAGGCCAGCGGCGCCTGGTCGGTGTTCGGTTCGATCCGCAAGAAGTGGATCGCGCTGGGTGGAGAGAAGAGCGCCCTCGGGTACCCCACCTCCGACGAGTACGAGGTCGCGGGCGGCCCCCGGGAGGACTTCGAGAAGGGCTACATCCGCCACAACCGCACCACCGGCAGCACCGTCGAGCACCAGCCCGCCGACCGGACCGCACACCTGCGGACCGACCTGTCGGGCGACTTCAACGGGGACGGCCGCAGCGACCTGGCCACCGTGTACGACTACGGCGACGACACCACCGCGCTGTGGGTCTTCGACGCCCTGCCGGGCGGCGGCTTCTCGGAGCCGACGGTCCGCTGGACCAGCGCGAAGGGCAGCTTCTCCACCGGCCGGGCGAAGTGGGTCGCGGGCGACTTCAACGGTGACGGCCGGGCCGACATCGGCGCCTGGTACGGGTACGAGGACGGCAGCACCGCGCTGTGGAACTTCGTCTCCAACACCACGGGCACCTTCACCCCGGTGAAGAGCATCACCGTCGCCAAGGGCGTGTACACCTGGGCCAAGTCCCAGCCCCTGGCGGGTGACTTCAACGGCGACAAGCGGGCCGACCTCGCCCTGATCCAGGACTACGGCAACGGCGACATGGGCGCCCACACGTGGACGTCGAAGGGCGACAACACCTTCAACGCCTCCGTCGCGAGCTGGCGCACGGGCACCGGCAAGTGGTGGATCGACTACGCCACCTTCCGCGTCGGCGACATGAACGGCGACAGCCGCGACGACTTCCTGGCCATGTACGGTTACGCCTCCTACGGCACGGCCCTGTTCACCGGACTCGCCCAGCCGAACGGCGGCTTCGCCGCCCCGGTGAAGCACTGGGCGAAGCCCGCCGGGGTCTGGGAGTACGCGAAGACGAAGATCACCGTAGGCGACTACGACGGCGACAAGCGCGCCGACGTCGCCTTGATGTACGACCACGGTGACGGTCACTCCTCGCTGGACACCCTGCTCGGCAAGGCCGACGGCACGGTCGGCGAGAACGTCCGCAGCTGGGACACGCCGGAGGGGTACTGGTACGGCACCAGCGCTGCCCTGCCGGTCTCGGGCGACACCGACGGTGACGGCCGGGAGGACGTCGGCATCGTGTACAACTACGCGAGCGGCGCCGCCAGCACCTTCACGTTCAAGAGCCGCGCGGACGGCGGTTTCGAGAACGGCCTCCAGAGCTGGCAGTCCCTGCCCGGCACCTGGTGA
- a CDS encoding chaplin, giving the protein MKKTTAVITATGAILLAGAGIASADAGASGAAIGSPGVASGNAVQVPVHIPVNVCGNSVNVIGLLNPAFGNTCVNA; this is encoded by the coding sequence ATGAAGAAGACCACGGCCGTCATCACCGCCACCGGCGCCATCCTCCTCGCCGGCGCGGGCATCGCCTCCGCCGACGCCGGCGCCAGCGGCGCGGCCATCGGCTCTCCCGGCGTGGCCTCCGGCAACGCCGTCCAGGTCCCGGTCCACATCCCCGTCAACGTGTGCGGCAACAGCGTCAACGTCATCGGGCTGCTCAACCCGGCCTTCGGCAACACCTGCGTCAACGCCTGA
- a CDS encoding DUF6896 domain-containing protein, with product MERVGDARELVLGYVDALNAVDEATRAAIPSLERLADVVGLVRSRRILSRSGRIGTYSYTVHGAGCRFVGDNGTEVDVDFAADGSEIFDLWRLRRYGLSLPEPLDVTEQDLRTAARSLQSLLTEVRPGWFSAAN from the coding sequence ATGGAACGGGTTGGGGATGCACGGGAACTCGTGCTTGGTTACGTCGACGCTCTGAACGCAGTTGACGAGGCCACGCGGGCGGCAATCCCGTCGCTTGAGCGACTCGCAGATGTCGTCGGCTTGGTCCGCTCGCGCCGTATCCTCAGCCGCAGTGGGCGCATCGGCACCTACTCCTACACGGTGCATGGGGCAGGGTGCCGCTTCGTCGGCGACAACGGCACCGAGGTCGACGTCGACTTCGCAGCTGACGGGAGCGAAATCTTCGACCTCTGGCGGCTGCGCCGGTACGGGCTGAGCCTGCCGGAGCCTCTTGACGTCACGGAGCAGGACCTGCGGACAGCGGCACGGTCCTTGCAATCACTTCTGACCGAGGTGCGACCGGGGTGGTTCAGCGCAGCCAATTGA
- a CDS encoding Imm32 family immunity protein has protein sequence MISISVLADGEPLEVRGGAEALAYLAPYIEGFPEDGDATGHLPPEYPGHDYLAEESDPLVVALDEGASSPS, from the coding sequence GTGATCTCCATCTCCGTCCTCGCGGACGGTGAGCCCCTGGAGGTGCGGGGCGGCGCGGAGGCCCTGGCCTACCTTGCCCCCTACATCGAGGGCTTCCCCGAGGACGGTGACGCGACCGGGCACCTCCCCCCGGAGTACCCGGGGCACGACTATCTGGCGGAGGAATCGGATCCGCTGGTCGTCGCTCTCGACGAGGGGGCCTCCTCCCCGTCCTGA